Genomic window (Chitinophagales bacterium):
GGACTTACAATCTGATCAAAACCTTTGGTGGTAATATGAGTATAGATTTCTGTGGTTTTGCTGCTTTCATGCCCCAATAAACTTTGGATGTAACGAAGATCAGTTCCCTGCTCCAGCAAGTGGGTGGCAAAAGAGTGACGCAGCGTATGCACCGTCACTTTCTTTTTGATACCGGCTTTTTTTACGGCGGCATTCATGATCTCCTGAATACTCCTGACGGAATATTGTCCGCCACCAATTCCTTCAAAAAGCCATTCTTTCGGCCGGTGGATCTTAAAGTATTCGCGTAAGACAGCTAACAGCCTGTTTGATAAAAGTGAATACCTGTCCTTTTTGCCTTTGGATTGTTCTATTCTGACCTGCATTCTTTTAGAGTCAATATCCTTTAACCGGACATTGATCAATTCACTCACTCTTAATCCTGCGGAATAACCAAGCATTAAGATCGCTTTGTGCTTGATATTTCCTGTGGCATTGAGCAATGCACCTATTTCCTTTACATTCAAAACAACAGGCAGCGTCTTTTCTTTTATAGGTCGCTCAATTAAATATACCTTCCGCTGTGCGCCCATAACCCTTTCGTAATAAAATTTAATGGCATTTATGGACTGGTTCTGATAGGAAGTAGATACCTGCCGCTCGATTACCAGGTACCTGAGGAAATCAATGATCATGGCTTCATTTATGGCAGAGAGCTCCGCTTCATGGTAATAATTGATAAATTCCTCGAATGCCCCTTTGTATGTCTTCAAGGTTTTTTCACTGTACCTCAATTCCCGCAGCTTTATCAGGTATTCATCGGGGCATTTGCGATAGCTTCCGGCATCAAAGAAAGACTTTCTTGGCTTTTTAGACGGATCCCTCAACTCCTCCTCGTAAATAATCTTGAGGTTCTGAGTGCTGGCGATTCTTGTTATTTCCGCCAGGAATTTTTCGGCAAATGGAATGCTCCAGCATTTGTGCTGCGGATTCCAGTTGCTGTACGGAACCTTCTTTACCGCATATGTCAGTTCCTTGTTAAATCCATAATATAATTTAAGCCGGCCTGCTATGGTTCTGATGATCAGTAAATCATTCTTTTCAATACTTCTGTGATCGTCAATGATTCCTATCACCGTTAGCGCTTCGTTGGTAACAATTGTGGAAATTCTTTCTTTGAAATATTCTTGCAGCAAATCGATGTTACCCGGATAATTGGGGATCACCCAGCAAAATTGCTTGCGGTCCCACCTGCTGTACCGGAAGGAAAGGAGGAACTTCGTATCCACCTCATTCTTTGGCAAGTGAACGGTTATTTTCCGACCAGAAACCTGTATGCTGACGTTGGCATTGGTTTTTTGGCGAGACGATGCATGCGCTGCATCTATGGCAGTTGTGGGTTTTGATTCATATTCAACTCCGGGAAACATTTTTTTCAATTCCGCGAAGGCGATTTTATTGTATGGAATATGCCACGCTTTTTGCTTGGCGCTCCATTTCGCGTCCGGCAGCCGCTTTATTTTTGACTCTGTTTCCACATTGAATGGAAAATCAATTTTGATCCGGTATTCATTCCGGTGAAATATTTTGCTGGCTTTCATACGATACTTCTATAATTGTGAATAATATATTATAACGTTCACAAGAAATGAAATAAAAAATCCGCACCTACATTTCAGCCTGATTTATCTTGCCATAGATCAGCATTTCTGATTCCCATACATATCAGATGTTCAGATCAACCTGTAGCTTTCAAATTTAAAAAAACTGTCACTATTATCCGACTAACGTGGGCTAAAGCCCGCCAGGAGCGGGTTTCATCCTACAACCCCGCTGAAACGTGGGGTTATAGGATGCTTGCCAGTAGTGGGTTTCAGCTTAATCACCGATATTTTAGTCGGACAATAATGATAGATTATTGGTAGCTGATAATAAAGTAAGTGAGTGAAATAGATTAGTGAATACACTATAACAAGTGATCGGCTTCGCCGCCGCCATCTAACAATTTAACCCTCCAACCATTGCCTGAAAAGATGAACGAATTGTCTTTCACCTCCATTGGTAGGGATTTTTAATCAAAGGTGTTCGAAACCCTTTGATTACAAATCCGGACTAACGAGGAAAGACCGGTTTACCCGCTCGTGCTGCAAAAAAAAAATTGTTCTTGGCTAATGAACCAGAATCTTATCAGTACCAGTTTGTTCTCTGGTAATAAGGTTTACCAGGTAAAGTCCCGGAGATAGTGATTCCAAATCCAAATCAATTTTCCCGG
Coding sequences:
- a CDS encoding site-specific integrase produces the protein MKASKIFHRNEYRIKIDFPFNVETESKIKRLPDAKWSAKQKAWHIPYNKIAFAELKKMFPGVEYESKPTTAIDAAHASSRQKTNANVSIQVSGRKITVHLPKNEVDTKFLLSFRYSRWDRKQFCWVIPNYPGNIDLLQEYFKERISTIVTNEALTVIGIIDDHRSIEKNDLLIIRTIAGRLKLYYGFNKELTYAVKKVPYSNWNPQHKCWSIPFAEKFLAEITRIASTQNLKIIYEEELRDPSKKPRKSFFDAGSYRKCPDEYLIKLRELRYSEKTLKTYKGAFEEFINYYHEAELSAINEAMIIDFLRYLVIERQVSTSYQNQSINAIKFYYERVMGAQRKVYLIERPIKEKTLPVVLNVKEIGALLNATGNIKHKAILMLGYSAGLRVSELINVRLKDIDSKRMQVRIEQSKGKKDRYSLLSNRLLAVLREYFKIHRPKEWLFEGIGGGQYSVRSIQEIMNAAVKKAGIKKKVTVHTLRHSFATHLLEQGTDLRYIQSLLGHESSKTTEIYTHITTKGFDQIVSPLDKLENI